One Borrelia sp. P9F1 genomic window carries:
- a CDS encoding DUF261 family protein, which translates to MKVRQDDQRLFFKIREWGCYLLSLHYWVFYFKKIVFEYV; encoded by the coding sequence ATGAAGGTTAGACAAGACGACCAGAGATTGTTTTTCAAAATAAGAGAATGGGGCTGCTATCTCTTGTCTCTTCATTATTGGGTTTTTTATTTTAAAAAAATTGTATTTGAATATGTGTAG
- a CDS encoding protelomerase family protein — translation MTKNTHSGNVSNLNNFTENLIKEIRSLDAYLHNGIIDAKTYKLKLNGRAKAFLNLLKGNSTYSPHYVKVTITKIRKTIRDFNQEHPILNYFKLSRDEYNQLAQDTLTKTKERNIHKQSFNQTEILTLTKELLLSHRFEFLYLGILLASGRRRLEVIVGSFSDDDQDEYTVLFQGQLKTKDPKRFNTPYPIPLTIPRSLFLNAYNTFTSTALYKDLRERWEDNEFRETEINNMLRNPIAKLFDSKFTTSDFRVIYTAIILKREGYFNDTLGSKEILPRVAEILGHVNDESASQSYRDFKLTRSLVLTDLHLKIAYIKQNRKLEISKKMLAWLCKSSLNPKITNQKKIMRAKTFDSFKESMIVAIDSFNNNGKLFNIKELKYEFRKILAQNGYNVKSNGKMIKEFFDHFTGLDKKGEVKIAGIKNTPSADKDFLKNTLIPEEVDRLNKQLPFKSKDTIGENSAILSFILEKVLLSKAILIDVLEYKNIKEKFPKLTQARYKALFKLLSKEIVLIKYKIKSQSKESL, via the coding sequence ATGACCAAGAATACCCATAGTGGCAATGTTTCTAATCTGAATAATTTCACTGAAAATCTAATTAAAGAAATACGCTCTCTTGATGCATATCTACATAATGGCATTATTGACGCTAAAACTTATAAACTTAAACTTAATGGACGAGCCAAAGCATTTTTAAATCTTCTTAAAGGTAATTCTACATACTCTCCTCATTATGTTAAAGTCACTATCACAAAGATAAGAAAGACTATTAGGGACTTCAATCAAGAGCATCCAATACTTAACTACTTTAAGCTATCAAGAGACGAATACAACCAGCTTGCACAAGACACACTTACTAAAACTAAAGAACGCAACATACACAAGCAATCTTTTAATCAAACTGAAATATTAACTCTTACTAAAGAGCTCCTACTTTCACATAGATTTGAGTTCCTTTATCTAGGGATCCTGCTTGCTTCGGGTAGAAGACGCTTAGAAGTTATCGTTGGATCTTTTAGTGATGATGATCAAGATGAATACACGGTTTTATTCCAAGGCCAGCTTAAAACTAAAGATCCTAAACGCTTTAATACACCTTATCCAATACCTTTAACTATACCGAGGTCACTATTTCTTAATGCATACAATACCTTTACAAGCACCGCGCTTTATAAAGACTTAAGAGAGCGTTGGGAAGATAATGAGTTTCGGGAGACTGAAATTAACAATATGCTCAGGAACCCGATTGCTAAACTATTTGATTCCAAATTTACTACTTCTGACTTCAGAGTTATTTATACAGCCATTATCTTAAAACGTGAAGGCTATTTTAATGATACGCTGGGGAGTAAAGAAATACTCCCAAGAGTTGCCGAGATTCTGGGGCATGTTAATGATGAGTCGGCTTCTCAAAGCTATAGGGATTTTAAACTAACCAGATCTCTTGTTCTTACTGACTTACATCTTAAAATTGCATATATTAAACAAAATAGAAAACTGGAAATAAGTAAAAAAATGCTTGCTTGGCTTTGTAAATCTTCTCTTAATCCTAAAATAACTAACCAAAAAAAGATCATGCGTGCTAAGACCTTTGACTCATTTAAAGAATCTATGATCGTAGCCATTGACTCCTTTAACAACAACGGCAAGCTTTTCAACATAAAGGAGCTTAAATATGAATTTAGAAAAATACTAGCTCAGAATGGGTATAATGTTAAATCTAATGGAAAAATGATTAAGGAGTTCTTTGATCACTTTACTGGTCTTGATAAAAAAGGCGAAGTGAAGATTGCTGGTATTAAGAACACGCCTTCCGCTGATAAAGATTTCCTTAAGAACACACTTATTCCCGAAGAGGTTGATAGACTTAACAAACAACTCCCATTTAAGAGTAAAGACACCATTGGTGAGAACTCTGCTATTTTATCCTTTATACTAGAAAAGGTTTTACTTAGCAAGGCTATTCTTATTGACGTACTTGAATACAAGAATATAAAAGAAAAGTTTCCTAAGTTGACTCAAGCTCGTTACAAGGCATTATTTAAGCTTCTTAGCAAGGAAATTGTTCTTATTAAGTATAAGATTAAGTCGCAAAGTAAAGAATCACTTTAA
- the bdr gene encoding Bdr family repetitive protein, which yields MSNLAHERLPEYEEVKQAFLDKGFSEAVFQYVLVRNSNYSYDNLQVRMTVLEKQMVALSGDVKKGIDKLDAKDGAGRSELKGDIKAKIEELKTELNAKILVSEKSIREVMYPIYWVLVLTYKGLKRSGTH from the coding sequence GTGAGTAATCTTGCGCATGAGCGATTACCGGAATATGAGGAAGTAAAGCAAGCATTTCTTGATAAAGGATTTTCTGAAGCAGTATTTCAGTATGTCTTAGTTCGCAATTCTAATTATAGCTATGATAATTTGCAAGTTAGAATGACTGTTCTTGAGAAGCAAATGGTAGCTCTTAGTGGGGATGTGAAGAAAGGCATTGACAAGTTAGATGCTAAGGATGGTGCAGGTAGGAGTGAGCTTAAGGGTGATATTAAGGCTAAGATTGAGGAACTTAAGACTGAGCTTAATGCCAAGATTCTAGTAAGTGAGAAATCGATTAGGGAAGTGATGTACCCGATTTATTGGGTGTTAGTGCTTACTTATAAAGGATTAAAGCGTAGTGGAACTCATTAG
- the bdr gene encoding Bdr family repetitive protein, translating into MNTVERVSDYDYVRQVFLDKGFPEEVIQYVLIRNANYNYENLRTRMTALEVQMVAIRNELEKVDGKIEKLDGKIESVRSELNGKIESVRNELNGKIESVRNELNGRIDKLDEKIERLDEKIERLDGKIEKLDEKIESKIDKSIGAAIRPLYWIFGFISTFTFGVFLALLTILFKQ; encoded by the coding sequence ATGAATACAGTAGAGCGTGTTTCTGACTATGATTATGTAAGACAGGTATTTCTAGATAAGGGTTTTCCAGAAGAGGTAATTCAGTACGTATTAATACGCAATGCTAATTATAATTATGAGAATTTACGAACCAGAATGACTGCTCTTGAAGTTCAGATGGTTGCCATTAGGAATGAACTAGAGAAGGTTGATGGGAAAATAGAAAAACTAGATGGGAAAATAGAAAGCGTTAGAAGTGAGCTTAATGGGAAAATAGAAAGTGTTAGAAATGAGCTTAATGGGAAAATAGAAAGTGTTAGAAATGAGCTTAATGGCAGAATAGATAAACTAGATGAGAAAATAGAAAGACTGGATGAGAAAATAGAAAGACTAGATGGGAAAATAGAAAAACTAGACGAGAAAATAGAAAGTAAGATTGATAAGTCGATAGGAGCAGCGATAAGACCGCTTTACTGGATATTTGGGTTTATATCCACGTTTACTTTTGGTGTTTTCTTAGCATTGCTTACGATACTTTTCAAGCAGTAA